The sequence GTATTGCCCTCACGCAGTGCAGTGTGTGGGAAGTGCAATCCGCTTGTGACTCTTGGTCCCTTGGGTAGGCATCAGATTAGATCTGAGGGGATTGCGAGCATGGTGCTCGATCGCGAGCCATTCCCTGCTGCTTGTCTGGCCTCCTCTGGTTGCGTGGTTAGCTCAGAGTATCGGGTTACGCGTTGGGAGACTTATCAAAGAATGTAACTCGAGAACAGCCTCGACCGTGGGCTTGAGACCAAGGGGGGGAAGAACTGATGCGGAGCAAGCACCGTGCGCGGTACTGGTTTCCTCCCCGGGGCAGACCGGCAGCCACCAAGATGATTTTTCCGCCATTGCAGGAAACGAGAATATCCACGACCTCcattttccttcttcgcccaTCTTCCAACCCCCCATTTTGGCACTTGCTTCCACTTGAATTGCGGCCATGGTCCGGCAGGGATAAACGCtagcgcgcctgcgagggctGGGCAGTCAGGTACACTGCTCAGCTGCTGTAGCTGCATACTTTGAAGTTCCCTTTGAATCCGCACTGCTTCCATACCATAGTGCAGGCGATAATACTTGTATACAGCATTGTTAACTGGAAAGATAAGGTTTCTTTAGTCTCAAAGGGAGCAAGAGACGATGGGGCCGTCGAACTGCAGCCACGGACGCGCTCTGCGGGCATGTCTTGTGGCGGGTGTCAGACAAAATCACAACTGCATACATTTCCCAAGTCTACAAGACAGCCGCAGTGTTCGAGTCAAACGGGGAGTCCAGTCGTGAGGGTGAGTTCTACAGTAAAACTGTTCCCGCGCTAACAGTATCTTATCCATGCATGCGCTCTGAAAAGGCCAGCCGCCTACCAAGTAACACCGCATGGTGCTGCCGACGAAGTACGAGGAGAGATTCTGTTCTTCAGAGTTGAAGGGGAATGTGGAAAGCTGTGACGGGAGCTACACGTCGAATATTCCCGGCGTTGAAGCGCATtggaggaggaagcacgATACTAACAATTCATTCACCCTGTGTGTTCAAGTGGACAAGTCCCCCGTGGAGGAAGAGAAAATTGTGGTCGGTTGCCAGAAGAACAAAAAACTCGTTAGCAAAGGAACTGCAGAGAGTACTCCCAGCTGGAGTGTGTGCAACGCGGACGTGACGATCGAGGCCAGTTCGTCTGAGTCTTTGTTTCCGCGGCTTGAGGCTGTGTCAGAGCTCCTTGGAGGGACTGGCGTCATCGCTGCACTCACACGGCTGGCATGAACGTGGTTTTCAGTGTCGCCGTACGGTGACGCACGATTTTTCTGTGCGCTGTGCACTCTCTTACACATGACTACCACAAAAAAACTTGGCGGTGCTCTAATGCACTCTCTCCACGGAGCGGGACGACGCCAGCACCGACGCCCGCTCCATTTTGAATTTCCTTCAAATCCCTACATCCATCCCTGCTGCATCTACATGCCCCTAGATTTGTTGGGAGCAGCATTTTCATCTGGCCTGCGGGCTGTCACATCCACAGAGAGGGCGTGGAACCGCGGACAGACATAGCGCGCACCAGGCCTCCCTTGTGCCTTGTCGGATCGCAAAGGGCATCCTGTCTGCTGCCAAGGCAAATGCCATGCCCAGTACCAGCGCTGAGAACCGATGTTAACAAAACAGGCTAATCTCAATTGGAAAATGGATGCGTCGCCACTTTTGCTGTGACGTGAAATCCTACCAAGCGCTAGAGAAGACGTCTCGCACAGCCGTTCTCGTCTAATACGAATCCACATCACGCGTGTGCTTCCATTCgaaggcgcgtcgccgccgcgaaaaTTGCACATCAAATTCAACACAACGCATAACTGGCGATCGCATGCTTAGATCGCAGACGGTCGGACACCAGCGTCACGTTCGCAGCTCTTGTTCAGAGCTCCCTATTGCCACTGCAACAACTTGTGCTTTCCACGCGCACAGAAAACGTGAGGAAGGCCGCTCGCCTACGCACCAACTCGCGGATCGGGAGCAACCACTGAACCGAATGATCTCAGCTCCTCGAAAAAAAGCGAGCCACATGGAGATGCCTGCATTTTGTGGCCTGCCATCGTGGGGCGGATCTGAGGCGGAAAACTCCTGCGAGGATGCCGGGCGGTTGGACTGTCCACCTGCTATCGCATCGACGAACGAGGGAGTACCTTGCAGCCCGCTAAAAAAGCCTGTTGAGCTGTTCCAGCGGGTCAGAGAAAAACAAGGGAGGACAAACATTTGTGCACAAACGGTCGAATACCATGACACTGTAAAAGTGGCATCACGAAAAAACAATATGGTGACAAGGGCCGGGTAGCTACACACTTCAGGTCATGTGGCGGAAGCCGGCTGCGCAAACAGCGAACGAAAATCACTGAAAAACCCTTAAGACACAAAGCGGCGATGTGGAGCTATCTCCCGTAGGTCGTCTGAATGTCCGCGCTGACAACGAGATCGCTAGATCTGTTCCCTCCGTCCCGTTGCCGCAGGCACAGGCAGTTCTCTGAAATGAACGACACACACGAGCCTCCGCGTACGAAACGCGTCCCCTCTccacgcagcgacgcgcacgtAGGAGACGAGCGAGTAAAGTCGCTGCGAGAGTGGGGAACCGGAGACGTTTCAGAATCCCACGGGACTCCGGTCACCTTTGCCAAGCCGATTCCTCGGTTCAAATGGCGGACTTCGACAGAGCAAGCCATAATCTTTCAGTCGAGAAGTCATGCCACATTGTTACCGCGACACGGCGGCGCTTGCTATGACTAAAACAACTGTCACGCGTCTTGAGATAGTACCGTCATCACGGCCGCACCCGCGAATACACCAAAGACCGCTGCAGCAGTTGGCGACACAGCGACCGCCAGGCTGGCCTCGATGGTCACGTCAACGTTGCAGACAGTCGAGCTCGACGCAAGCTCTTGATCTCTCTGACTGTAGGCTGCTGCCTTGGTATGCCGACATCCCACAATAatcttcgcttcctcggccGGAAACCTTTCCGGCGGGATCGATAGAGTGAACGAGTTCGAGTCAGCGTGCCTAGTCCACCACTTCAGATCGTACCCGGGGAGAATCCACGAGTAGTTCCCTTCGCAAGAATCCTCGTCTCCCTTCAGCTCTGAAGAACAGTAAGCCTCGTCGTaccgctgcggcagcactTCTCCCTTGTCTCCACACACTAGCGTTAGGCTGTTCTGGGAGGGATTCAGCGTCACCGCTTGGTGCGAAGGATTGCTGGTAGTGCCGTAGGCGCACGTCACGATCTGTCCCTCTGTCGTGCTAGGCCTGGCCTCCAGCGTCACAGCTACTGTACATTTCGTCTCGCCACCCTGCTCACATCCCACGAAAAACCCTGCGTCGATGAATGGGAAGTTTTCTTGAGGTAGCGTGAGAGTCTTGCACGGAGCCTCTGCAgctttctgcgcctctgaGCAATCTTTCCACACCGCGTTCGACGGTCGGCCGGCAAGAAGTGTGTGGAGGTCGAGGGCGCACGACGTGAACGCGTCCGCGCCAAGTTGACAGACGAGCTTGTCCTTCAGCTCACTAGGCGCACACTTTTGACCCTCTGGGCAGGTCACACTGAGCACATTGTTCTCTCTTGACAGAACGGCGGACAACGAGTTGTCGCCTGCGGACTGACCGCAGTTGCACCAGATCTGCTTGCCACGCGTCTCGCAAGTGCTGGACGTGgactctgccgctgctgctgccgcgagagacgacgTGAGACCAAGGGAAAAACTTGCCACAACGACAAGAACCGCTGCACGCGGGAGTCTACTTCGACATGTTGCACGACCCAACCGTTTTGCTGGTCTCTTTACAGTCCCAGGGACGGCGCGACCGTCTAACGAAAGTGCCAGGGAAACTGCCATCATCGCGGAGCCACGTCATGCAGTGGCAAAAAAGGAGACACTTCGCCGCCGAAATTGACTTAGTTGTACCAGCACAAGCGCGAAGTTATGTACGGGGCCCTGTCCAGACCTAAACACGCAGAATATGTGTATTGCCCTACTGGAAAACAGAGACTGCGGCATGGGTTCGTTCAGCACGAAACACCGAACGGGCCTTCGTTTTGGGCGAATGTCCCAGTTAGGGATGCCCCGCTTCAGACAAGTCGTATGTTAGGCCGGCAAACCATTTTTGAAAAGTGAACCCAAGTGCGATCGGCGAGCTCGCGGGGAGGGATTCGAGCGAGATGGTGTTGTCTTTCGCATGCCTGTGTGCGCTCTCCATTGCGGGAACAACCCGCAGCAAGACAGCCACCTCCCGTTGGGCGGTGCGGCAGGCGTCCCCGGCGGCCTTGGGTGCCCACCAGGATTCAAAGCAGAGAAGAACCGGGGAAGAACCGGGGAAGTCGAATGTGCACACAAGCAAAGACCCGCTGATTCAAGCGTCAAACTCCTTCGGAGCCACGCAGGGGCGTCTCATGGAGAACCCCACAGTGCGTTAGAAGCGAGTGTGGCCTTCTGGCTAAAACAACGCGGTTGGTCTCGATACAGCCCCTAAAATACGTGCTTCGCAACACAGCAATGTGGGTCTCGACCATATCCTTGCGATGCCTCCGCCCAGGAGCAACAACCCACCTTGAAGCAGCCCTGCGTGAGGCCTGCTCCCAGGCTCCCTCAACCTCCTCACCGTCGCATTCTCACGTCGACCTCCGCGCCACCGGGTTGGAtagggggagggggggggcgccaCGGTGGGGGGGGCGTGTGGGTGTCTTGCGCGTGGTGAAACGGTTGCTAAAGGGAGCGCGAAATCATGGGCGGAGCGAAACAGCACTTCCGCTGGATATCCACCAAGGCCTTGTTTCACATTGCTTTCACGTTATTTAGCGGTGCTCGCGTTTTGACGGCTTGGTATATTCAGCACCTCGCGTGCCGTCCGAACCGCCTCCCCGTATGCACAGCCTGGAAGGAACCCCGTGTGTCGCGCGAGGTTACTGCGGTTCCTTCGCATATCAAGGAGCAGTGGCATTTGCACTGTCCGGAGACCTCACTGTGAACATCAAGCCTCTCCAGCGCTCCCTACTACGATATACGTCACGGTCTGCCCACTGCCTGCATCTTTCGTAGCGTGACCGTACACCTGCCGCACTATGGAGATCGATTCAAATATGCTCCACTCTGACAGCCATGCCTGCTCCGGGGCGCCAGAGCGAGAGCTCCAACGGACATATAGGATGGTTTCCAGAGCGAGTATTCCTGTCGTCATGCTTTTAGCCTTTCTTTCTGGCTactcgtcgccctccactCTAGGAGCGTGGGCAGCCACATCGGCGACTGCCGAGTGCCTCACGGAGGGCAACGTGACCACGTGCGCGTGTGATCAGCCAGCTTCCAGGGCTgtcgaagaagacgaacaaCTGCTCTCCGCGGTTCTCTCGAAGGAAACACATGTACTGACCTTGTCTTGCTCAACTGGAAATCATTGCCTGCCTAAGCCAATGCATGACGCCATTGCCTGTCCCGTAGAGAACACCACTTTGGAGTCTTGCAGCCTCGACATTCGCGGGCTTCTCACCGGAGACACCGCCAATGTAAAATGGGGAGAGTGCGCAGGAAAGGAGAAAACAGGTGAATCTTGCAGGACTATCAGTATCTTGCCGGATAATATCCCCTACTCCGATGAGCAGTTTGCCGTGGGATGCCAGCAGGCAAACAAGAAGAATTGTAGAGTTACTGTGACGGTGAAGGCGCGAGACAGTGTCACTGCCGGGCGGAGTGTCACATGCGCCTACGGAGCCAGCAGCAACGACTCGCATCAAACCATCAAGCTGAGTCCGACAGAAAACAGCTTCACTCTCGTGTGCGGAGAGAAGGGGGAAGTGCTGC is a genomic window of Besnoitia besnoiti strain Bb-Ger1 chromosome IV, whole genome shotgun sequence containing:
- a CDS encoding SAG-related sequence (encoded by transcript BESB_057290), producing the protein MAVSLALSLDGRAVPGTVKRPAKRLGRATCRSRLPRAAVLVVVASFSLGLTSSLAAAAAAESTSSTCETRGKQIWCNCGQSAGDNSLSAVLSRENNVLSVTCPEGQKCAPSELKDKLVCQLGADAFTSCALDLHTLLAGRPSNAVWKDCSEAQKAAEAPCKTLTLPQENFPFIDAGFFVGCEQGGETKCTVAVTLEARPSTTEGQIVTCAYGTTSNPSHQAVTLNPSQNSLTLVCGDKGEVLPQRYDEAYCSSELKGDEDSCEGNYSWILPGYDLKWWTRHADSNSFTLSIPPERFPAEEAKIIVGCRHTKAAAYSQRDQELASSSTVCNVDVTIEASLAVAVSPTAAAVFGVFAGAAVMTVLSQDA
- a CDS encoding SAG-related sequence (encoded by transcript BESB_057300); its protein translation is MEIDSNMLHSDSHACSGAPERELQRTYRMVSRASIPVVMLLAFLSGYSSPSTLGAWAATSATAECLTEGNVTTCACDQPASRAVEEDEQLLSAVLSKETHVLTLSCSTGNHCLPKPMHDAIACPVENTTLESCSLDIRGLLTGDTANVKWGECAGKEKTGESCRTISILPDNIPYSDEQFAVGCQQANKKNCRVTVTVKARDSVTAGRSVTCAYGASSNDSHQTIKLSPTENSFTLVCGEKGEVLPKKYDETYCPPDSNAAAETCDGEYKTILPGYESTWWKDDKKAKSFTLSIPTDKFPKEQAKIVVGCQQKTSEQPKKAEDAPSPTVCSVDVTIEASASASSAVMIRRPFLWEAGILFLVRAVAV